The Streptomyces taklimakanensis nucleotide sequence CTCGTCGGCGACCACCGAGGCCAGTGCCTCGGCGGCGGCCAGCTTCATGCCCTCGGTGATGCGCGAGGCCCGCACCTGCAGGGCGCCCGCGAAGATGCCGGGGAAGGCCAGCACGTTGTTGATCTGGTTCGGGTAGTCGCTGCGGCCGGTGGCGACGACCGAGGCGTACTTGTGGGCGACGTCCGGGTGGATCTCGGGGTCGGGGTTGGCCATGGCGAAGACGAACGCGTCCTTCGCCATGCTCGCCACGGCCTCCTCGGGAACGGTGCCGCCGCTGACGCCGATGAAGACGTCGGCGCCCGCCAGCGCCGTCCCCAGCGATCCGGTCAGTCCCGTCTTGTTGGTGAAGCCCGCCAGTTCCCGCTTGACGTCGGTGAGGTCGGTGCGGTCGGGGGAGACGACACCCTTGCGGTCGCAGACCGCCACGTCACCGATGCCCGCCTCGATCAGGATCCGGGCGATGGCGACACCGGCCGCGCCCGCTCCGGAGATGACGACGCGCAGCTCGCCCAGTGCCACGCCCCGCAGTCGGGCGGCGTTGCGCAGGGCGGCGAGCGTGACCACGGCGGTGCCGTGCTGGTCGTCGTGGAAGACCGGGATGTCCAGGCGCTCCTGGAGCCTGCGCTCGATCTCGAAGCAGCGGGGCGCGGAGATGTCCTCCAGGTTGACGCCGCCGAAGGAGGGCGCCATGCGGACGACGGTCTCCACGATCTCGTCGACGTCCCGGCACTCCAGGGCGATCGGGACCGCGTCCACACCGCCGAACTGCTTGAAGAGGATCGCCTTGCCCTCCATCACCGGCAGGGACGCCCGCGGGCCGATGTCGCCCAGGCCCAGCACCGCGGTGCCGTCCGTGACGACCGCGACGACCTGGGACTTCCAGGTGTAGTCGTGGACCAGCTCCGGCTGCTCGGCGATGGCGCTGCACACCTTGGCCACACCCGGCGTGTAGGCCAGGGAAAGGTCGTCCGCGTCACGCACCGGCACGGTCGCCCGGACCGCCATCTTGCCGCCGCGGTGCAGAGCGAAGGCCGGATCGATGGCCGGCTCGACGCCGTCGCCCAGCTCGCTCTCGGAATTGACGATCTCTGCTGCCACTGTTTGACCCCTTCGGTGAAAAATCTGTAGAGGGCGACCGCGTCCTGGTCGAGGAGCGGGCGGGCACCACGTCCGCTGCCCGTCCGGTGGTTGGGCCACCGTCCGGGGGAGGAACGGACGCCGGGCGCGCCGCACACGCGCCCAGGTCCCCGGGTGAGGGGTGTAACTGTTCTTTCTACCGGATGAGCGCTACCGCGCACGAATGTCTTTCGCTTCGCTCGCGGCCTCACCGGGCGTCCCGGGTGTGGTCGTGTCGGACAAAATGCCTGGGTGAAGAAGGGAAGTCCGTCCGACACACGGGAGGAACGTGATGAAACTCTCCCCCGTCGACGCTTCTCGGTGTTCGAGCGGACGGAGCGGAGGGACCGGACGACGCACACAAACGACGTCCGATGATCGTTGCCGGATGCCCGTTATCCGATTTTGACCTGGTTGCCATCCTGGGCCCCGGCGTCCGGATGGCAAGATTCCCCTCGTCACACGATGCCGCGACACGCCTGGGCGTGCCCGGCGCACCGGACACTCCACTCACCCAGCAGGAGGACCCCTCATGACCGCACGCACCACCCGCCCCCTGCCTCCGGTGGACGGCTCCCCGAGGCCCTCCGCCCGTCGGCGCCTGGCCGCGGTAGGAGCGCTCGCGGTGGCCGGCTCCCTCCTGCTGACCGCCTGCGGCGACCAGACCGACGGCGGCGGCGAGGAGGGCGGCGGCGACACCAAGGCCAAGGAGTCCGCCGCCCCGCTGTTCGACAAGCTCCCCCAGAGGATCCAGGACGCGGGCGTCATCAAGGTCGGCTCGGACATCGCCTACGCGCCGGTCGAGTTCTACGACGAGAACGACGAGATCGCCGGCATCGACCCCGACCTGGCCGAGGCCCTGGAGAAGCAGCTCGGCGTCGAATTCGAGTTCGGCAACGGCACCTTCGACGGACTGATCACGGGCCTGAACTCCGGCCGCCACGACATCATCATGTCGGCGATGACCGACACCAAGCAGCGCCAGGAGGGCCTGGACGACAAGGGCGAGAAGGTCGGCGAGGGCGTCGACTTCGTCGACTACTTCCGGGCCGGCTCCTCGATCCTGGTCAAGAAGGGGAACCCGGAGGGCATCAAGTCCCTGGAGGACCTCTGCGGCGAGACCGTCGCGCTCCAGCGGGGCACGGCGAACGAGGAGCTCGCCGAGGCGCAGAGCGAGAAGTGCGACAAGCCGATCGAGATCCTCGCCTTCGACAAGGACACCGAGGCGCTGCTCCAGGTCAAGCAGGGCCGTGCGGTCGCCGACATCAACGACTACCCGGTCGCCGCCTACAACGCCAAGACCTCCGGCGGCGGCAACGACTTCGAGGTCGTCGGCGACCAGATCGACGCCGCCCCCTACGGCATCGCCGTCGGCAAGGAGGACACCCAGCTGCGCGACGCCATCAAGGCAGCCGTCGACGCCATCATCGACAACGGCGAGTACCAGAAGGTGCTGGAGAAGTGGGAGGTCACCAACGCGGCGGTCGAGGAGGCCACCATCAACGGCGGCAAGTGAGCCGTACCGGACCCACAGCTCCACAGCAAAGGTAACTCTCCGTGTCCGAACCCGAAGACAAGACCCCGACCCCGGCGGTCCCCCTCACCAAGGACGATGCCGGGGCGGACGGAGCGGGACCGGTGGCCAAGAGCTCCCCGCTCCCGCCCGAGGCCGTCAAGGCCATCCCGGTACGCCACTACGGCCGCTGGATAAGCGCCGCGATCGTGCTCGTCCTGTTCGGCATGGTGGTGGCGGCCTTCGTCAACGCCGACATCACCTGGCCGACGGTGGGCCGCTACCTCAACCACGAGACGATCCTCACCGGTGCGATCAACACCTTGTGGATCACCCTGCTCGCCATGCTCCTGGGCGTGGTGCTCGGCACGGTCCTCGCGGTGATGCGGCTCTCGAAGAACCCGGTGATGTCGTCCGTCGCCTGGGGCTACATCTGGGTCTTCCGCGGCACTCCCGTCCTGGTGCAGCTGCTGATCTGGTACAACCTGGCGGTGGTCTTCCCGATCCTGGACCTCGGCTTCTACCGCGACGAGATGAACGACGTGATGACGCCGTTCCTCGCCGCGCTGCTGGGCCTGGGCCTGAACGAGGCCGCCTACATGGCCGAGATCAGCCGAGCGGGCATCCAGTCGGTGGACGAGGGACAGACCGAGGCGGCCCACGCGCTCGGCATGACCGGTGCCCGCACCATGCGCCGCATCGTGCTGCCGCAGGCCATGCGGGTCATCATCCCGCCGACCGGCAACGAGTTCGTCAACATGCTCAAGACCTCGTCGCTGGCCTACGCCATCCAGTACAGCGAACTGCTGTTCTCCGCCACCAGGATCTCCTCGCGCAACCTGGAGGCGATGGAGCTGCTGCTGGTGGCGACCATCTGGTACCTGCTGCTCACCACGGTCTTCAGCGTCTGCCAGTACTACCTGGAGCGCCACTTCCAGCGGGGGGCCGCCCGCGAACTGCCGCCCACCCCGTGGCAGCGGGTGAGGAAGAGCCTCACCTCGTTCCGCACGCCGAGCCAGGTGGGAGGGAAGACGGTATGACCACCTCGAAGGAGACCGCCGCGACGGTCCCGATGGTGAAGGCCGAGGGGGTCCACAAGTCCTTCGGTCACGCCCACATCCTCAAGGGCATCGACCTGGAGGTCGCCCCGGGCGAGGTGTTCTGCCTGGTCGGCCCGTCCGGCTCCGGCAAGTCCACCTTCCTGCGCTGCATCAACCACCTGGAGAAGATCAGTGCCGGGCGGCTGTCGGTCGACGGACGCCTCGTCGGCTACCGGCAGAAGGGCGACAAGCTCTACGAGCTCAAGGAGCGCGAGGTCGCCGCCCAGCGCCGCGACATCGGCATGGTCTTCCAGCGCTTCAACCTCTTCCCGCACATGACGGCGGTGGAGAACGTCATGGAGGCGCCGATCCAGGTCAAGGGCGAGTCCAAGGCGGAGGCCCGGGAGCGGGCCATGAAGCTGCTGGAGCGCGTCGGGCTCGGCAACCGGACCGACAACTACCCCTCCCAGCTCTCCGGCGGCCAGCAGCAGCGCGTGGCCATCGCCCGCGCGCTGGCCATGGAGCCCAAGCTGATGCTCTTCGACGAGCCCACCTCGGCGCTCGACCCGGAGCTGGTCGGCGAGGTGCTGGACGTCATGCGCGGTCTCGCCGAGGACGGCATGACGATGATCGTCGTCACCCACGAGATGGGCTTCGCCCGGGAGGTCGGCGACTCGCTGGTCTTCATGGACGACGGTGTGGTCGTCGAGTCCGGCCACCCGCGGGACGTGCTGACCGACCCGCAGCACGAGCGGACGAAGGCGTTCTTGTCCAAGGTGCTCTGAGAGGCCCGCGACCGTCCACGGGGGCGGTGGGACGTCCCGAGGGGGAGGACCCACCGCCCCCGTCCCGCGGTGCCGTCGTCTGCCGTCACCTGCCGCCGGCGTGCCAGTCGGCGGCGCGTGTCACACCGTCGTACGGTTCCGCCGCGTCACCGCTCGTCCTAGGGTCGGATCATGTTTGCTGCCTATGCCGCGCGTATCGACCGTGATCAGCCGCTGAACGGACTCGAGCTGGGCGAACGTCCGGAGCCGGACGTTCCAGTGGGGTGGACGACCGTCGACGTCAAGGCGGCCTCCCTCAACCACCACGACCTGTGGTCCCTGCGCGGGGTCGGCCTGGGCGAGGACTCCCTGCCGATGATCCTCGGCTGTGACGCGGCCGGGGTGGACGCCGACGGCAACGAGGTCGTGCTGCACTCGGTGATCGGCGCGACCGGACACGGCGTCGGACCGCGCGAGAGGCCCTCGATCCTCACCGAGAAGTACCAGGGCACGTTCGCCGAGCGGGTCGCCGTGCCGCAGTGGAACGTCCTGCCCAAACCGAGGGAACTCTCCTTCGAGGAGGCCGCCTGCCTGCCGACGGCATGGCTGACCGCCTACCGGATGCTGTTCACGGGCGCCGGGGTGCGCCCCGGCGACTCGGTGCTGGTGCAGGGCGCGGGCGGCGGCGTCGCCACCGCCGCCATCGTGCTCGGGGCCGCGGCGGGCCTGCGGATTTTCGCCACCAGCCGCGACGAGACCAAGCGCAGGCGGGCCGAGGAACTGGGCGCCG carries:
- a CDS encoding amino acid ABC transporter ATP-binding protein — its product is MTTSKETAATVPMVKAEGVHKSFGHAHILKGIDLEVAPGEVFCLVGPSGSGKSTFLRCINHLEKISAGRLSVDGRLVGYRQKGDKLYELKEREVAAQRRDIGMVFQRFNLFPHMTAVENVMEAPIQVKGESKAEARERAMKLLERVGLGNRTDNYPSQLSGGQQQRVAIARALAMEPKLMLFDEPTSALDPELVGEVLDVMRGLAEDGMTMIVVTHEMGFAREVGDSLVFMDDGVVVESGHPRDVLTDPQHERTKAFLSKVL
- a CDS encoding amino acid ABC transporter permease, whose product is MSEPEDKTPTPAVPLTKDDAGADGAGPVAKSSPLPPEAVKAIPVRHYGRWISAAIVLVLFGMVVAAFVNADITWPTVGRYLNHETILTGAINTLWITLLAMLLGVVLGTVLAVMRLSKNPVMSSVAWGYIWVFRGTPVLVQLLIWYNLAVVFPILDLGFYRDEMNDVMTPFLAALLGLGLNEAAYMAEISRAGIQSVDEGQTEAAHALGMTGARTMRRIVLPQAMRVIIPPTGNEFVNMLKTSSLAYAIQYSELLFSATRISSRNLEAMELLLVATIWYLLLTTVFSVCQYYLERHFQRGAARELPPTPWQRVRKSLTSFRTPSQVGGKTV
- a CDS encoding zinc-binding dehydrogenase; the protein is MFAAYAARIDRDQPLNGLELGERPEPDVPVGWTTVDVKAASLNHHDLWSLRGVGLGEDSLPMILGCDAAGVDADGNEVVLHSVIGATGHGVGPRERPSILTEKYQGTFAERVAVPQWNVLPKPRELSFEEAACLPTAWLTAYRMLFTGAGVRPGDSVLVQGAGGGVATAAIVLGAAAGLRIFATSRDETKRRRAEELGAEAAFESGARLPHRVDAVIETVGAATWSHSVKSLKPGGTLVISGATSGPNPPATELNRIFFLELKVVGSTMGSKEELTSLLSFCAAKGVRPVIDSVLPLDRAREGFEKMASGDLFGKVVLTV
- a CDS encoding malic enzyme-like NAD(P)-binding protein, which encodes MAAEIVNSESELGDGVEPAIDPAFALHRGGKMAVRATVPVRDADDLSLAYTPGVAKVCSAIAEQPELVHDYTWKSQVVAVVTDGTAVLGLGDIGPRASLPVMEGKAILFKQFGGVDAVPIALECRDVDEIVETVVRMAPSFGGVNLEDISAPRCFEIERRLQERLDIPVFHDDQHGTAVVTLAALRNAARLRGVALGELRVVISGAGAAGVAIARILIEAGIGDVAVCDRKGVVSPDRTDLTDVKRELAGFTNKTGLTGSLGTALAGADVFIGVSGGTVPEEAVASMAKDAFVFAMANPDPEIHPDVAHKYASVVATGRSDYPNQINNVLAFPGIFAGALQVRASRITEGMKLAAAEALASVVADELSAACVIPSPFDERVAPAVTAAVAAAARAEGVARR
- a CDS encoding ABC transporter substrate-binding protein, translated to MTARTTRPLPPVDGSPRPSARRRLAAVGALAVAGSLLLTACGDQTDGGGEEGGGDTKAKESAAPLFDKLPQRIQDAGVIKVGSDIAYAPVEFYDENDEIAGIDPDLAEALEKQLGVEFEFGNGTFDGLITGLNSGRHDIIMSAMTDTKQRQEGLDDKGEKVGEGVDFVDYFRAGSSILVKKGNPEGIKSLEDLCGETVALQRGTANEELAEAQSEKCDKPIEILAFDKDTEALLQVKQGRAVADINDYPVAAYNAKTSGGGNDFEVVGDQIDAAPYGIAVGKEDTQLRDAIKAAVDAIIDNGEYQKVLEKWEVTNAAVEEATINGGK